In Carya illinoinensis cultivar Pawnee chromosome 6, C.illinoinensisPawnee_v1, whole genome shotgun sequence, a single genomic region encodes these proteins:
- the LOC122312759 gene encoding uncharacterized mitochondrial protein AtMg00810-like, with protein sequence MDLPPEFQLKGESQGQKMVCKLHKSLYGLKQASRKWNEKFIASLVATGFHQSKADYSLFTRNNKDGFVALLVYVDDIILGSSSLTEINSVKAHLHDQFKIRELGVLKYFLGLEVARSNNGIHVCQRKYALEIIESAGLLGSKVVTTPMEPNLKLSHSSGEYLSNVTGYRRLIGKLIYLSTTRPDITYSVGILNQFMDKPTHIHLHTAHRILRYLKGSIGQGIFLSSKSSLHLKGYSDSDWVACPETRRSITGFCMFIGDSLISWKSKKQIVVSRSSAEAEYRALAQTSCEVIWLKALLEDFNIKHSQPVLFYCDSQSAIHLTKNLIFHERTKHMEIDCHFVREKVLAGVIKPVHVPSKFQVADILTKALTAPSFHLLLSKMGILNIYAHLEGKSQKSSKKP encoded by the coding sequence ATGGACCTTCCACCTGAATTTCAGCTTAAGGGGGAGTCTCAAGGACAAAAAATGGTATGTAAGCTTCACAAATCTTTatatggcttgaaacaagccTCAAGGAAATGGAATGAGAAGTTCATTGCCTCCCTTGTTGCTACTGGTTTCCATCAATCAAAGGCAGATTATTCATTGTTTACTAGAAATAACAAAGATGGTTTTGTTGCTCTTctagtatatgtagatgatatcatCTTAGGAAGTAGTAGCTTGACTGAAATCAATTCGGTGAAAGCTCATCTTCATGACCAATTTAAGATCCGAGAATTAGGGGTGCTCAAATATTTCTTGGGATTAGAagttgcaagatcaaacaatgGCATTCATGtttgtcaaagaaaatatgccTTAGAAATCATTGAAAGTGCTGGTCTACTTGGGAGTAAGGTTGTGACTACTCCAATGGAACCCAACCTCAAATTGTCACATTCCTCTGGTGAGTACCTCTCAAATGTGACTGGATATCGAAGACTAATAGGTAAGTTGATCTATTTAAGTACCACAAGGCCTGACATCACTTATTCTGTTGGTATCCTAAACCAATTCATGGATAAGCCCACTCACATTCACCTCCACACAGCTCACAGAATATTGAGGTACCTTAAAGGCTCGATAGGACAAGGAATTTTCCTCTCATCAAAATCTTCTTTGCACCTTAAAGGATATAGTGACTCAGACTGGGTTGCATGCCCTGAAACCAGGAGATCTATAACTGGTTTCTGCATGTTTATAGGGGACTCTTTGATTAGTTGGAAGTCAAAGAAACAAATTGTGGTGTCAAGATCATCTGCTGAAGCAGAATATAGAGCATTGGCTCAAACTAGTTGTGAAGTCATTTGGTTGAAGGCTCTCTTAGAAGACTTTAACATTAAACATTCACAACctgttttgttttattgtgATAGCCAATCCGCAATACACCtaaccaaaaatctcatattcCATGAGAGAACTAAGCATATGGAAATAGACTGTCACTTTGTTAGAGAAAAGGTGCTGGCAGGTGTGATAAAACCAGTACATGTGCCTTCAAAATTTCAAGTAGCAGACATACTCACCAAAGCCTTGACAGCACCATCTTTCCATCTGTTATTATCCAAGATGGGCATACTCAACATatatgcccatcttgaggggAAGTCTCAGAAATCATCCAAGAAGCCTTAA
- the LOC122312306 gene encoding ubiquitin domain-containing protein DSK2a-like isoform X1 — protein sequence MKMNSNNKKQQSLASGTQSPNPKSITMGSEGDSSEPRVGGGEEEHVAINIRCSNGSKFTVRTSLASTVSAFKAVLAQNCDVLADQQRLIYKGRILKDDQTLESYGLQAEHTVHMVRGFASAASTPAANATATGNSGSPNNSPGVTRGVGPNEGGGLGNAGLGASLFPGLGFNALGSGDESGLFGAGLPEFEQVQQQLTQNPNMMQEIMNMPAMQSLMNNPELMRSLIMNNPQMREIIDRNPELAHVLNDPGILRQTVEAARNPELMREMMRNTDRAMSNIESTPEGFNMLRRMYENVQEPFLNATTMGGNAGNDPSSNPFAALFGNQGGTHVRDGANNPLTTGSETTSGLSSPNTNPLPNPWNNTAGGTQTTTTQPNPAGDAGAPGIGGLGGLGLPNMEHMFNGGIPDATLLSQFLQNPAVSQMMQSLLSNPQYMNQILSLNPQLRGMVDTNPQLREMMQNPDLLRQLTNPETMQQMLALQQSLASRLSQRQSTLDRDQTGGTTGAPNNAALELMMNMFGGLGAGSLTVPNNPDVPPEELYATQLSQLQEMGFFDTQENIRALRATAGNVHAAVERLLGNSGL from the exons ATGAAAATGAACAGTAATAACAAAAAACAACAATCTCTCGCGTCGGGCACCCAAAGTCCAAACCCCAA atcGATTACTATGGGTTCCGAGGGTGATTCGAGCGAGCCGAGAGTCGGTGGTGGTGAAGAAGAACATGTGGCGATCAATATCCGGTGCTCCAACGGTTCGAAATTCACTGTGAGGACCAGCCTTGCGTCCACCGTTAGCGCATTCAAAGCGGTTCTGGCTCAGAATTGCGACGTCCTGGCTGATCAGCAGAGATTGATTTACAAAGGTCGCATCTTGAAGGATGATCAAACCCTAGAAAGCTATG GTTTGCAGGCAGAACACACTGTTCACATGGTTCGTGGGTTTGCTTCAGCTGCATCAACTCCTGCTGCAAATGCTACTGCTACTGGTAACTCTGGAAGTCCCAACAATAGTCCAGGTGTTACACGGGGTGTTGGTCCAAATGAAGGTGGAGGCTTGGGAAATGCTGGTCTTGGTGCGTCTTTATTTCCTGGACTGGGCTTTAATGCACTAGGCAGTGGGGACGAATCTGGTTTGTTTGGAGCTGGACTGCCAGAGTTTGAACAAGTGCAGCAACAATTGACTCAGAATCCAAACATGATGCAAGAAATAATGAACATGCCTGCCATGCAGAGCCTAATGAACAACCCCGAGTTAATGCGCAGCTTGATTATGAACAATCCTCAGATGCGTGAGATCATCGACCGTAATCCAGAGCTTGCTCATGTACTTAATGACCCTGGGATTCTTAGACAGACGGTAGAAGCTGCAAGGAACCCTGAGCTTATGCGTGAGATGATGCGAAACACTGACAGGGCGATGAGCAACATTGAATCTACCCCAGAGGGATTTAACATGCTCAGACGAATGTACGAAAATGTTCAGGAACCATTTCTGAATGCTACAACAATGGGTGGAAATGCTGGAAATGATCCAAGTTCAAACCCGTTTGCAGCACTTTTTGGAAATCAAGGTGGGACACATGTCAGAGATGGTGCTAATAACCCCTTGACTACTGGTTCTGAAACAACCAGTGGGCTTAGTTCTCCAAATACAAACCCACTCCCTAACCCTTGGAACAATACTGCTG GAGGTACTCAGACAACAACTACACAACCAAATCCTGCTGGGGATGCCGGGGCACCTGGTATTGGTGGTCTTGGAGGGCTTGGTCTCCCCAATATGGAACACATGTTTAATGGTGGCATCCCAGATGCTACTCTACTGAGCCAGTTCTTGCAGAACCCAGCTGTATCACAGATGATGCAAAGCTTGCTCTCTAATCCCCAATATATGAATCAG ATTCTCAGCCTCAACCCACAACTACGTGGCATGGTAGATACGAATCCtcaattaagagaaatgatgcAAAATCCAGATCTTCTACGTCAATTAACCAACCCTGAGACAATGCAG CAAATGCTAGCTTTACAGCAATCACTTGCGTCTCGGCTTAGTCAACGGCAATCAACCCT GGATCGAGATCAGACTGGGGGGACTACAG GAGCACCGAATAATGCTGCACTGGAGCTGATGATGAACATGTTTGGTGGTCTTGGAGCTGGAAGCTTGACTGTTCCAAATAACCCAGATG TACCCCCGGAAGAACTATATGCAACTCAGCTTTCACAGCTCCAAGAAATGGGTTTCTTTGATACTCAGGAGAATATCAGAGCACTGCGTGCTACAGCTGGGAATGTCCATGCTGCAGTTGAGCGACTTTTGGGTAATTCCGGGCTATAA
- the LOC122312306 gene encoding ubiquitin domain-containing protein DSK2a-like isoform X2 — MGSEGDSSEPRVGGGEEEHVAINIRCSNGSKFTVRTSLASTVSAFKAVLAQNCDVLADQQRLIYKGRILKDDQTLESYGLQAEHTVHMVRGFASAASTPAANATATGNSGSPNNSPGVTRGVGPNEGGGLGNAGLGASLFPGLGFNALGSGDESGLFGAGLPEFEQVQQQLTQNPNMMQEIMNMPAMQSLMNNPELMRSLIMNNPQMREIIDRNPELAHVLNDPGILRQTVEAARNPELMREMMRNTDRAMSNIESTPEGFNMLRRMYENVQEPFLNATTMGGNAGNDPSSNPFAALFGNQGGTHVRDGANNPLTTGSETTSGLSSPNTNPLPNPWNNTAGGTQTTTTQPNPAGDAGAPGIGGLGGLGLPNMEHMFNGGIPDATLLSQFLQNPAVSQMMQSLLSNPQYMNQILSLNPQLRGMVDTNPQLREMMQNPDLLRQLTNPETMQQMLALQQSLASRLSQRQSTLDRDQTGGTTGAPNNAALELMMNMFGGLGAGSLTVPNNPDVPPEELYATQLSQLQEMGFFDTQENIRALRATAGNVHAAVERLLGNSGL; from the exons ATGGGTTCCGAGGGTGATTCGAGCGAGCCGAGAGTCGGTGGTGGTGAAGAAGAACATGTGGCGATCAATATCCGGTGCTCCAACGGTTCGAAATTCACTGTGAGGACCAGCCTTGCGTCCACCGTTAGCGCATTCAAAGCGGTTCTGGCTCAGAATTGCGACGTCCTGGCTGATCAGCAGAGATTGATTTACAAAGGTCGCATCTTGAAGGATGATCAAACCCTAGAAAGCTATG GTTTGCAGGCAGAACACACTGTTCACATGGTTCGTGGGTTTGCTTCAGCTGCATCAACTCCTGCTGCAAATGCTACTGCTACTGGTAACTCTGGAAGTCCCAACAATAGTCCAGGTGTTACACGGGGTGTTGGTCCAAATGAAGGTGGAGGCTTGGGAAATGCTGGTCTTGGTGCGTCTTTATTTCCTGGACTGGGCTTTAATGCACTAGGCAGTGGGGACGAATCTGGTTTGTTTGGAGCTGGACTGCCAGAGTTTGAACAAGTGCAGCAACAATTGACTCAGAATCCAAACATGATGCAAGAAATAATGAACATGCCTGCCATGCAGAGCCTAATGAACAACCCCGAGTTAATGCGCAGCTTGATTATGAACAATCCTCAGATGCGTGAGATCATCGACCGTAATCCAGAGCTTGCTCATGTACTTAATGACCCTGGGATTCTTAGACAGACGGTAGAAGCTGCAAGGAACCCTGAGCTTATGCGTGAGATGATGCGAAACACTGACAGGGCGATGAGCAACATTGAATCTACCCCAGAGGGATTTAACATGCTCAGACGAATGTACGAAAATGTTCAGGAACCATTTCTGAATGCTACAACAATGGGTGGAAATGCTGGAAATGATCCAAGTTCAAACCCGTTTGCAGCACTTTTTGGAAATCAAGGTGGGACACATGTCAGAGATGGTGCTAATAACCCCTTGACTACTGGTTCTGAAACAACCAGTGGGCTTAGTTCTCCAAATACAAACCCACTCCCTAACCCTTGGAACAATACTGCTG GAGGTACTCAGACAACAACTACACAACCAAATCCTGCTGGGGATGCCGGGGCACCTGGTATTGGTGGTCTTGGAGGGCTTGGTCTCCCCAATATGGAACACATGTTTAATGGTGGCATCCCAGATGCTACTCTACTGAGCCAGTTCTTGCAGAACCCAGCTGTATCACAGATGATGCAAAGCTTGCTCTCTAATCCCCAATATATGAATCAG ATTCTCAGCCTCAACCCACAACTACGTGGCATGGTAGATACGAATCCtcaattaagagaaatgatgcAAAATCCAGATCTTCTACGTCAATTAACCAACCCTGAGACAATGCAG CAAATGCTAGCTTTACAGCAATCACTTGCGTCTCGGCTTAGTCAACGGCAATCAACCCT GGATCGAGATCAGACTGGGGGGACTACAG GAGCACCGAATAATGCTGCACTGGAGCTGATGATGAACATGTTTGGTGGTCTTGGAGCTGGAAGCTTGACTGTTCCAAATAACCCAGATG TACCCCCGGAAGAACTATATGCAACTCAGCTTTCACAGCTCCAAGAAATGGGTTTCTTTGATACTCAGGAGAATATCAGAGCACTGCGTGCTACAGCTGGGAATGTCCATGCTGCAGTTGAGCGACTTTTGGGTAATTCCGGGCTATAA
- the LOC122312307 gene encoding ubiquitin domain-containing protein DSK2b-like isoform X1, which translates to MGAEGDSSVPRLGGGGEEEQVVAINVRCSNGSKFTLRTSLESTVSAFKAVLAQNCDVPADQQRLIYKGRILKDDQTLESYGLQAEHTVHMVRGFASAASNPAAANAPVAGNFGSPNNSPGVIQGVGSNEGGGLGNAGPGASLFPGLGFNALGSGEASSLFGAGLPEFEQVQQQLTQNPNMMREIMNMPAMQSLMNNPDLMRSLIMNNPQMRDIIDRNPELAHVLNDPGILRQTVEAARNPELMREMMRNTDRAMSNIESTPEGFNMLRRMYENVLEPFSNATTMSRNAGNDSSSNPFAALLGNQGGTQVRDGANNPSTIGSETISGLISPNTNPLPNPWSNTAGGTQTTTTQPNPAGDARAPGIGGLGGLGLPNMDHMFNGTPDASLLSQLLQNPAVSQMMQSLLSNPQYMNQILSLNPQLRGMVDANPQLREMMQNPDLLRQLTNPETMQQMLALQQALTSRLNQRPSTLDQAQTGGNTANNAALELMMNMFGGLGAGSLTVPNNPDVPPEELYATQLSQLQEMGFFDTQENIRALHATAGNVHAAVERLLGNSGQ; encoded by the exons ATGGGTGCTGAGGGGGATTCGAGCGTGCCGAGActcggtggtggtggtgaagaaGAACAAGTGGTGGCGATCAATGTCCGATGCTCCAATGGTTCGAAATTTACCCTGAGGACCAGCCTCGAGTCCACCGTTAGCGCATTCAAAGCGGTTCTGGCTCAGAATTGCGACGTCCCAGCTGATCAGCAGAGATTGATTTATAAAGGTCGCATCTTGAAAGATGATCAAACCCTAGAAAGCTATG GTTTGCAGGCGGAACACACTGTTCACATGGTTCGTGGGTTTGCTTCAGCTGCATCAAATCCTGCTGCTGCAAATGCTCCTGTTGCTGGTAACTTTGGGAGTCCCAACAACAGTCCAGGTGTTATACAGGGTGTTGGCTCAAATGAAGGTGGGGGATTGGGAAATGCTGGTCCTGGGGCATCTTTGTTCCCTGGACTGGGCTTCAATGCATTAGGCAGTGGGGAGGCATCTAGTTTGTTTGGAGCTGGACTGCCTGAGTTTGAACAAGTGCAGCAGCAATTGACTCAGAATCCAAACATGATGAGGGAAATAATGAACATGCCTGCCATGCAGAGCCTAATGAACAACCCGGACTTAATGCGCAGCTTGATTATGAACAATCCTCAGATGCGTGATATCATCGACCGTAATCCAGAGCTTGCTCATGTACTTAATGATCCTGGGATTCTCCGACAGACTGTAGAGGCTGCGAGGAACCCTGAGCTTATGCGTGAGATGATGCGAAACACTGACAGGGCGATGAGCAACATTGAATCTACCCCTGAGGGATTTAACATGCTCAGACGAATGTACGAAAATGTTCTGGAACCATTTTCGAATGCTACAACGATGAGTCGAAATGCTGGAAATGATTCGAGTTCAAACCCGTTTGCAGCACTTCTTGGAAATCAAGGTGGGACACAAGTCAGGGATGGTGCTAATAACCCTTCGACTATTGGTTCTGAAACAATCAGTGGACTTATTTCTCCAAATACAAACCCACTCCCTAACCCTTGGAGCAATACCGCCG GAGGTACACAAACAACAACTACGCAGCCAAATCCTGCTGGGGATGCAAGGGCACCTGGTATTGGTGGTCTTGGTGGGCTTGGTCTCCCCAATATGGATCACATGTTTAATGGCACTCCAGATGCTTCTCTACTGAGCCAACTTTTGCAAAACCCAGCTGTATCACAGATGATGCAAAGCTTGCTCTCTAACCCTCAATATATGAATCAG ATTCTCAGCCTCAACCCGCAACTACGTGGCATGGTAGATGCGAATCCtcaattaagagaaatgatgcAAAACCCAGATCTTCTACGTCAATTAACTAACCCTGAGACAATGCAG CAAATGCTAGCTTTACAGCAGGCACTCACGTCTCGGCTTAATCAACGGCCATCAACCCT GGATCAAGCTCAGACTGGCGGGAATACAG CGAATAATGCTGCACTGGAGTTGATGATGAACATGTTTGGTGGTCTTGGAGCTGGAAGCTTGACTGTTCCTAATAATCCAGATG TACCCCCGGAGGAACTGTATGCAACTCAACTTTCACAGCTCCAAGAAATGGGTTTCTTTGATACTCAGGAGAATATCAGGGCACTGCATGCTACGGCTGGGAATGTCCATGCTGCGGTTGAGCGACTTTTGGGGAATTCCGGGCAATAA
- the LOC122312307 gene encoding ubiquitin domain-containing protein DSK2b-like isoform X2: MGAEGDSSVPRLGGGGEEEQVVAINVRCSNGSKFTLRTSLESTVSAFKAVLAQNCDVPADQQRLIYKGRILKDDQTLESYGLQAEHTVHMVRGFASAASNPAAANAPVAGNFGSPNNSPGVIQGVGSNEGGGLGNAGPGASLFPGLGFNALGSGEASSLFGAGLPEFEQVQQQLTQNPNMMREIMNMPAMQSLMNNPDLMRSLIMNNPQMRDIIDRNPELAHVLNDPGILRQTVEAARNPELMREMMRNTDRAMSNIESTPEGFNMLRRMYENVLEPFSNATTMSRNAGNDSSSNPFAALLGNQGGTQVRDGANNPSTIGSETISGLISPNTNPLPNPWSNTAGGTQTTTTQPNPAGDARAPGIGGLGGLGLPNMDHMFNGTPDASLLSQLLQNPAVSQMMQSLLSNPQYMNQILSLNPQLRGMVDANPQLREMMQNPDLLRQLTNPETMQQMLASWHDYFLKKQMF; this comes from the exons ATGGGTGCTGAGGGGGATTCGAGCGTGCCGAGActcggtggtggtggtgaagaaGAACAAGTGGTGGCGATCAATGTCCGATGCTCCAATGGTTCGAAATTTACCCTGAGGACCAGCCTCGAGTCCACCGTTAGCGCATTCAAAGCGGTTCTGGCTCAGAATTGCGACGTCCCAGCTGATCAGCAGAGATTGATTTATAAAGGTCGCATCTTGAAAGATGATCAAACCCTAGAAAGCTATG GTTTGCAGGCGGAACACACTGTTCACATGGTTCGTGGGTTTGCTTCAGCTGCATCAAATCCTGCTGCTGCAAATGCTCCTGTTGCTGGTAACTTTGGGAGTCCCAACAACAGTCCAGGTGTTATACAGGGTGTTGGCTCAAATGAAGGTGGGGGATTGGGAAATGCTGGTCCTGGGGCATCTTTGTTCCCTGGACTGGGCTTCAATGCATTAGGCAGTGGGGAGGCATCTAGTTTGTTTGGAGCTGGACTGCCTGAGTTTGAACAAGTGCAGCAGCAATTGACTCAGAATCCAAACATGATGAGGGAAATAATGAACATGCCTGCCATGCAGAGCCTAATGAACAACCCGGACTTAATGCGCAGCTTGATTATGAACAATCCTCAGATGCGTGATATCATCGACCGTAATCCAGAGCTTGCTCATGTACTTAATGATCCTGGGATTCTCCGACAGACTGTAGAGGCTGCGAGGAACCCTGAGCTTATGCGTGAGATGATGCGAAACACTGACAGGGCGATGAGCAACATTGAATCTACCCCTGAGGGATTTAACATGCTCAGACGAATGTACGAAAATGTTCTGGAACCATTTTCGAATGCTACAACGATGAGTCGAAATGCTGGAAATGATTCGAGTTCAAACCCGTTTGCAGCACTTCTTGGAAATCAAGGTGGGACACAAGTCAGGGATGGTGCTAATAACCCTTCGACTATTGGTTCTGAAACAATCAGTGGACTTATTTCTCCAAATACAAACCCACTCCCTAACCCTTGGAGCAATACCGCCG GAGGTACACAAACAACAACTACGCAGCCAAATCCTGCTGGGGATGCAAGGGCACCTGGTATTGGTGGTCTTGGTGGGCTTGGTCTCCCCAATATGGATCACATGTTTAATGGCACTCCAGATGCTTCTCTACTGAGCCAACTTTTGCAAAACCCAGCTGTATCACAGATGATGCAAAGCTTGCTCTCTAACCCTCAATATATGAATCAG ATTCTCAGCCTCAACCCGCAACTACGTGGCATGGTAGATGCGAATCCtcaattaagagaaatgatgcAAAACCCAGATCTTCTACGTCAATTAACTAACCCTGAGACAATGCAG CAAATGCTAGCTTCCTGGCATGATtactttttgaaaaaacaaatgttTTGA
- the LOC122312309 gene encoding auxin-responsive protein SAUR64-like: MINPKRLIPMAKKWQRMTANKPKRISCPKSDVGLQSSVANKGHFVVYTTDNKRFVVPLEYLSKNVFRELLRMSEEEFGLPSNGPIRLPCDSTLLEYVIYLVQAHMAEYLEKALLTSMAKCHCSCSASYCIALGQNQQQPLINGF, translated from the coding sequence ATGATCAACCCAAAAAGGCTAATCCCAATGGCAAAGAAGTGGCAAAGAATGACTGCTAATAAGCCTAAGAGGATTTCATGTCCAAAAAGTGATGTAGGTTTGCAGTCTTCAGTGGCCAATAAAGGCCATTTTGTTGTATACACCACTGACAATAAAAGGTTTGTGGTTCCCTTGGAATATCTCAGCAAGAATGTCTTCAGGGAGCTCTTGAGAATGTCTGAGGAGGAGTTTGGACTACCCAGCAATGGACCAATCAGATTGCCTTGTGATAGTACTTTGTTGGAGTATGTCATTTATTTGGTTCAAGCACACATGGCTGAATATCTGGAGAAGGCTTTGCTCACTTCAATGGCAAAGTGTCACTGCTCCTGCTCGGCTTCATATTGCATTGCTTTAGGACAGAACCAACAGCAACCTCTTATTAACGGCTTTTGA
- the LOC122312308 gene encoding expansin-like A2, whose amino-acid sequence MAFFICFLFFLISSATACDRCVHQTKAAYFSKASALSSGACGYGSLALGFNSGHLAAGIPSLYKDGAGCGACFQVRCKNTTVCLREGTRVVLTDLNHNNQTDFVLSSRAFMAMAPKGMGQHILKLGIVDVEYKRVPCQYKNQNMALRVEESSQKPHYLAIKFLFQGGQTEIVGVDVAQVGSSNWVFMSRNHGAVWDTSRVPSGPLQFRFVVTAGYDGKWIWAQHVLPADWKPAGVYDTGVQISDIAQEGCSTCDEGTWK is encoded by the exons ATGGCTTTCTTTATTTGCTTCCTCTTCTTTCTTATTTCATCTGCCACTGCTTGTGATCGTTGTGTGCACCAAACTAAGGCTGCATATTTCAGTAAAGCTTCAGCACTTTCAT CTGGGGCTTGTGGGTATGGTTCCTTGGCATTGGGTTTCAACAGTGGACATCTTGCAGCTGGTATTCCTTCCCTTTACAAAGATGGAGCTGGTTGTGGAGCATGCTTTCAG GTAAGATGCAAAAACACAACTGTTTGTCTTAGAGAAGGGACTAGAGTGGTTTTGACGGATCTCAATCACAATAACCAAACAGACTTTGTCCTCAGCAGCAGAGCTTTCATGGCTATGGCTCCAAAGGGTATGGGCCAACACATTTTGAAACTTGGGATTGTGGACGTAGAGTACAAGAG GGTACCCTGCCAATACAAGAATCAGAACATGGCATTGCGAGTGGAAGAATCAAGCCAAAAGCCACATTACTTGGCAATCAAATTTCTGTTTCAAGGTGGCCAAACAGAAATAGTAGGTGTTGATGTAGCTCAG GTTGGTTCGTCTAACTGGGTTTTCATGAGTAGAAATCACGGGGCAGTCTGGGACACAAGTAGAGTGCCATCTGGGCCACTGCAATTCCGGTTTGTAGTAACAGCTGGGTACGATGGGAAGTGGATCTGGGCTCAACATGTTCTTCCTGCTGACTGGAAGCCTGCAGGAGTATATGACACTGGAGTACAGATCTCTGATATTGCACAAGAAGGTTGCTCTACATGTGATGAAGGGACTTGGAAATAA
- the LOC122312855 gene encoding cytokinin riboside 5'-monophosphate phosphoribohydrolase LOG5-like, with translation MEGKVVSSRFKRVCVFCGSSTGKRNCYRDAAIELAQELVSRRLDLVYGGGSIGLMGLVSQAVHRGGGKVLGIIPRTLMCKEITGEAVGEVRPVADMHQRKAEMARHSDCFIALPGGYGTLEELLEVITWAQLGIHDKPVGLLNVDGYYNNLLTFIDKAVDDGFIKPSQRHIIVSAPNAKELVQKLEEYVPVHDGVMVKPSWEVGFPQQQQQQVEFNATALQTEITL, from the exons ATGGAAGGAAAAGTGGTGAGTTCAAGATTCAAGAGAGTTTGCGTTTTCTGTGGCAGCAGTACTGGGAAGCGAAACTGCTACAGAGATGCTGCCATTGAGTTAGCCCAAGAGCTG GTATCAAGGAGGCTGGACCTTGTTTATGGAGGTGGGAGCATTGGGCTAATGGGGCTGGTTTCACAAGCTGTGCATCGTGGTGGGGGAAAAGTTCTTGG GATCATCCCGAGGACTCTAATGTGCAAAGAG ATAACGGGTGAGGCGGTTGGAGAGGTCAGGCCAGTAGCCGACATGCACCAAAGAAAGGCTGAAATGGCCCGCCATTCTGATTGTTTTATTGCCCTACCAG GTGGGTATGGAACTTTGGAAGAGCTTTTGGAGGTCATCACCTGGGCCCAACTCGGTATCCATGACAAGCCT GTGGGCTTGTTAAACGTTGATGGCTACTACAACAACCTTCTCACTTTCATTGACAAAGCAGTGGATGATGGCTTCATCAAGCCATCCCAGCGCCACATAATAGTGTCTGCTCCGAATGCCAAAGAGCTCGTTCAAAAACTTGAG GAGTACGTGCCTGTGCATGATGGAGTCATGGTCAAGCCAAGCTGGGAGGTTGGGTTCCCACAACAGCAGCAACAACAGGTGGAGTTCAATGCCACTGCTTTGCAGACTGAGATAACTCTATAA